Within Mucilaginibacter inviolabilis, the genomic segment GATCTTTGTCCAGATTTTGCCAGTTTACCCATGAAATTTCATTATCCTGGCAGTAGGAGTTATTATTGCCTTGCTGGGTTCTGCCCATTTCGTCACCAGCCACAATCATGGGCACGCCCTGCGAAAGGAATAGCGTAGTTAAAAAATTCCTTTTCTGCTTAGCGCGTAAGTTATTAATGGTAGCGTCATCCGTCGGACCTTCCACGCCGCAGTTCCATGACCGGTTATGGCTTTCGCCGTCGTTATTGTTTTCGCCATTGGCTTCATTATGTTTTTCGTTGTATGATACCAGGTCGGTGAGCGTAAAACCATCATGGGCGGTTATAAAGTTGATACTGGCGGTAGGCCTTCTGTATGATTTGTAGAGGTCAGAGCTGCCGGTAATGCGGTTTGCAAACTCGGCCAGGGTACTCTCGGCACCGCTCCAATAGTCGCGGATACAATCACGGTATTTACCATTCCACTCGGCCCAGCCGGCAGGAAATTTGCCTACCTGGTATCCTCCTTCGCCAAGATCCCAGGGCTCGGCTATCAGCTTAACACGTGATATGGTAGGATCCTGATGAATGATATCAAAAAATGCGCTCAAACGGTTCACCTCATGCAGTTCGCGGGCCAGGGTGGCTGCCAGATCAAAGCGGAAGCCGTCAACATGCATTTCTTCTATCCAGTAACGCAGGCTATCCATCATTAGCCGCAAAACATTAGGCAAATTGGCATTCAGCGTATTACCTGTGCCGGTATAATCCATGTAATATCTTTTATCGTCATCAACCAGGCGATAGTAAGATACGTTATCAACCCCTCTGAAAGACAAGGTAGGGCCAAGGTGACTGCCTTCACCGGTATGATTGTACACCACATCCAAAATGACCTCTATACCAGCCTTGTGCAACTCCTTTACCATGTTTTTAAATTCAGTTACCTGTTCGCCAAGTATACTGCAAGAGGCATAACGCGCATCAGGGGCAAAGAAACCAATGGTGTTATAACCCCAGTAATTGGTAAGGCCTTCATCAAGCAAATGCCTGTCTGAAAGAAAATCATGTACCGGCATTAACTCAATAGCGGTAACACCCAGATCCTTTAAATAAGCAATGGCTACCGGATGTGCAATAGCCGCATAGGTTCCCCTGATGTTCTCAGGTATTTCCGGATGAAGTTTGGTGAACCCTTTTACATGGGCTTCGTATATAATCGATTTGTAGTAGGGGATATCAGGACTTTTATCACCTTCCCAGTCAAAGTGGTGATCAATAACTACGGCTTTGGGTATAAAGGCGGCACTATTTGTTTTGCTAAAACCAAGGTCCTCTTCCGGGCTGCCAACTTCGTATCCAAACAGAGAGTCGTTCCAGTCAATTGTCCCGGCAACGGCTTTGGCATAAGGATCAACCAGTAATTTATTAGGGTTAAAACGATGCCCATTCTTCGGTTCATACGGCCCATATACCCGGAAACCATATAATTGTCCGGGTTTTAAGCCGGGTATATAAATGTGCCATATCAATTCTGTGTACTCGGTGATGGGGATCTGTGTCGATTCTACTTCGTCATGAACGCCGTTAAATAAACAAAGATCAACCCCGGTAGCATTTTCAGAATAAAGTGTAAAGTTAACTCCTTCGCCATCCCAGGTAGCGCCAAGTGGAAATGGGTTTCCGGGGTATGTTACTATTTTCATGAGTGTTCAGATAGTTATGTTTTGTAGTCAGTACTTCTGAATTGAAATTAAAGAAAATTGTTTTAAGCACAACCCTATTTTCAGTATTAAACATAACAATGTAAAAACATCGCCAAAAGCATTGCTTTATTTTTAAATAACTTAATTAGTAATTGATTGTTAATAGTGTGCTATGTAAATTTGTTTATCTACACAAACAAACCTATGAACAAGAAAATATTTATTGTGGAGGACGATGCCGATCTGTCTGAAGCTATACAATTGATCCTGCGGGAAGAGGGTTACGAAACCGCTGCTTCCCTGGATAAAAACTCCATAAAGGGAGTAATTCTTCATATGCCCGACCTGGTATTGGTTGATAACAGGTTAAAAGATGGCTTTGGCAGTGAGCTATGTGTATCTATCAAAAATCACCCTTTAACTAGTCATATCCCTGTAGTATTGATGTCTGGTTGGGCAAATCTGGCAGATATTGCCCGTGATTGCGGGGCGGATGCTTATCTGAATAAACCTTTTGAAATGACCCAACTGATTGAAGCTGTGGATAAACATCTGAGGCATCTTGTTTAATTATAAATTAAACAGGATGGGTTATTAAGGATCAATCTGATCGCTGTTGATGGTTTGTAGCTTATAGTGATCGTAACCTTTAAGCTCTATTGCGTTAGCGGCTTCATCAACAGACCGTTGCATTTCTTTTAGAAAGTTTTTCAGTATCTTTTCTTTCCCGGGCAGTTTAAGCATCAGGCGCAACATAGTGGTTTGCAACCAAAGCTGTTTTTTTGATTTGGGCACCATATCCTTTAAAACAGTTAGCCCCAACCGTTGATTCGCTTTCACAAACCACCGCATCTGGCTTTCGTAATTAGCAAACGCTATTTGATGGTTGCCAAATGAAGCGGCCAGTTCGCCGGCTAATACATAAGCACCAACCATAGCCAGGCTGCTTCCCTGACCCGAGGCGGGAGAGGGACAATAACCCGCATCGCCCAATAACACTACCCGGCCGTTGGATAAACTTTCTGTTTTTACCTGGCTTATAGCGTCAAAATAAAAATCGGGTGTATCATGAATGGTATCCAGGATTTTTGAAACTACCGGGCCTTCATCTTTAAAATGATCAATTACTATTTGTTTCTGTTGTGCTATGTCGCGATGGTCATATTTAATAGTTGGCGCAGCAAACATCAGGAGCACTTTGGCTTCCTGGTTTTTGCCAGTACTGTATATATTTACGATTTTATCTACAGCCGGATAATTGAGTTCCCAATGGTCGAGGTTAAAATAATTGGGAATGGTGAAAACGGATACAAAATATCCGAGGTGATCTACAGATATCTTTTCCTGATCAAATGCTAACCTGCGCACATTTGATCTTAAGCCATCGGCAGCTACAACCAGATCAAAATCACGCTGTTCTCCATTTTTAAAAACAACTGTAACAGATTCGTCGGTCTGGGTTAACGCAGTAATGGAATTATTAAAAATATATTCTGTTTGATCCTTTGTTTCGGCGTAAAGTATACCCGAGAGTTCGCCCCGCATAATCTCCACATCGCCATCCTGCCGCATGCCAAATATATTGGGATCATTTAGGTCCGCATATCGTTTCCCCTCGGCGTTGATCATGGATGAGCCGCGCATGGCGGTATTCAATTCCCTTACCTGGTTTAAAATGCCCATGCGCTGCGCCACATCGGTAGCCACGCCGCGAAGATCAATGCGGTAACCGCCTTTGCGTAGCTCAGGAGCTTTTTCAACAACGGTAACATTAAACCCGTATTGGTTTAGCCAATAAGCCAGGGCCGGGCCGGCTATACTGGCACCTGATATTAAAATATTCCGGTTGTTTAAGTCGTTGTTCATCATAAGCCATCAAATAATGAGTCAAATATGATGAGGTAGCTAAGCTTTTTTTAGTGAATTTCGGCCAAATACCCTAAATTGTCGGTGAATGAGGGAATAGTAAAATTGAAATTATTTAAATAGTGATGACGTTATAGTCGGCACCGTTTTATACGTTTGTGATCATGATAGAAAAGCATGATGTTTCATGGATGCGGGTTGACAAGGAATTGAAAGATTCCTTTGCCGTTAATTATCTGCACGCTCATGTTTTTGAAACGCAAGCTGTTTGCCGGATCAATTATCACCGTATTTTTATCATTCAGGAAGGAAATGGTACTCTCCAAATAGATGACAACAACTACCAAATTTCGGGGAACGAATTGTTCTTATTAGCCAAAGGCCAGTTATATACCTTTGAAGAAGGAGCTCAAATAACAGGTTATGAGCTTTCTTTTGGTGATTGTTTCTGGGAAAAGACCCCGGGCAGTGCCAGCAATTGCAAAGCGGTGCTTTTTAATAATGCGGTTGACAATCAGCAATTACCATTGAACAATGCTGATCAATCTGAGCTCAATAATCTTTTTCAAACCCTTCACCAGGAATATATTAAAGAGGATTATCCCAATAAGCTGGATGCCATGGCGGCCTATTTAAAGATCATCATGATCAAGATAGCCAACGTGAACGCCTTGCTTGCCCGTGGTTATGATAGTTATGAGAACCAAATTTACCGGCAATATTTGGAACTAGTGAGCAGCCAGTATCAAACCACGCATGAGGTAGCCGATTTTGCGCGTCAGTTGGGGATCCCGGCCCGTAAACTGTCAGATCTGTGCCGGCGTTGTAGTGGTAAGGGGGCCAAGGATATTATCAACGGACAAATCATCGCCGAAGCCAAGCGCTCCCTGCAATTTTCCTCCAAACCGGTTAAAGAGATCGCCTATCACCTAAACTTTTCTACGCCCGATCAGTTCAGCCACTTTTTTAAAAAAAATACACTGATATCACCCAATGATTACCGTGGCCGCTTTGTAAATATTGGCATGTGATTGGCGGTTTTTAACATTTACCGGGTACGCCACCACAACTAATTTTGCTGATAT encodes:
- a CDS encoding AraC family transcriptional regulator, encoding MIEKHDVSWMRVDKELKDSFAVNYLHAHVFETQAVCRINYHRIFIIQEGNGTLQIDDNNYQISGNELFLLAKGQLYTFEEGAQITGYELSFGDCFWEKTPGSASNCKAVLFNNAVDNQQLPLNNADQSELNNLFQTLHQEYIKEDYPNKLDAMAAYLKIIMIKIANVNALLARGYDSYENQIYRQYLELVSSQYQTTHEVADFARQLGIPARKLSDLCRRCSGKGAKDIINGQIIAEAKRSLQFSSKPVKEIAYHLNFSTPDQFSHFFKKNTLISPNDYRGRFVNIGM
- a CDS encoding FAD-dependent monooxygenase, coding for MMNNDLNNRNILISGASIAGPALAYWLNQYGFNVTVVEKAPELRKGGYRIDLRGVATDVAQRMGILNQVRELNTAMRGSSMINAEGKRYADLNDPNIFGMRQDGDVEIMRGELSGILYAETKDQTEYIFNNSITALTQTDESVTVVFKNGEQRDFDLVVAADGLRSNVRRLAFDQEKISVDHLGYFVSVFTIPNYFNLDHWELNYPAVDKIVNIYSTGKNQEAKVLLMFAAPTIKYDHRDIAQQKQIVIDHFKDEGPVVSKILDTIHDTPDFYFDAISQVKTESLSNGRVVLLGDAGYCPSPASGQGSSLAMVGAYVLAGELAASFGNHQIAFANYESQMRWFVKANQRLGLTVLKDMVPKSKKQLWLQTTMLRLMLKLPGKEKILKNFLKEMQRSVDEAANAIELKGYDHYKLQTINSDQIDP
- the glgX gene encoding glycogen debranching protein GlgX, producing the protein MKIVTYPGNPFPLGATWDGEGVNFTLYSENATGVDLCLFNGVHDEVESTQIPITEYTELIWHIYIPGLKPGQLYGFRVYGPYEPKNGHRFNPNKLLVDPYAKAVAGTIDWNDSLFGYEVGSPEEDLGFSKTNSAAFIPKAVVIDHHFDWEGDKSPDIPYYKSIIYEAHVKGFTKLHPEIPENIRGTYAAIAHPVAIAYLKDLGVTAIELMPVHDFLSDRHLLDEGLTNYWGYNTIGFFAPDARYASCSILGEQVTEFKNMVKELHKAGIEVILDVVYNHTGEGSHLGPTLSFRGVDNVSYYRLVDDDKRYYMDYTGTGNTLNANLPNVLRLMMDSLRYWIEEMHVDGFRFDLAATLARELHEVNRLSAFFDIIHQDPTISRVKLIAEPWDLGEGGYQVGKFPAGWAEWNGKYRDCIRDYWSGAESTLAEFANRITGSSDLYKSYRRPTASINFITAHDGFTLTDLVSYNEKHNEANGENNNDGESHNRSWNCGVEGPTDDATINNLRAKQKRNFLTTLFLSQGVPMIVAGDEMGRTQQGNNNSYCQDNEISWVNWQNLDKDLYAFTRKLISLRKEHAAFSRKNWFNGQPVNSNGIADIAWFLPDGSEMNDDNWTHDFAKSVAVFLNGLGLHSVNAEGDKVVDDSFYIIFNAHDEPLSYKLPHEEYALDWELLIDTANPDNNGTVRAFKAEDTIQIDGRSVVLLQHQLVHDAGTKQQ
- a CDS encoding response regulator transcription factor, whose protein sequence is MNKKIFIVEDDADLSEAIQLILREEGYETAASLDKNSIKGVILHMPDLVLVDNRLKDGFGSELCVSIKNHPLTSHIPVVLMSGWANLADIARDCGADAYLNKPFEMTQLIEAVDKHLRHLV